The sequence TATAAATCTAAAAAGTTTGTGTCCGATACAGTCCgatttgaaaaaactttttacttttgATACCTTAATTATtgagaaattataatttatagaactTTATAACATCACGCTGCAATCTAATCGCGGAGCTATTTTATAGTAATGGCGCCTTACAATATTTGAAAGATGTtcgctattattattattttcacttaCTGAATGCAACCAATTATAATGTTGATAGATCGATCGATTTCTAGATattacattttactggtggtagggctttgtgcactggtggtagggctttgtgcactggtggtagggctttttgcactggtggtagggctttgtgcactggtggtaaggctttgtactggtggtacggctctgtgcaagctcatctgggtaggtaccactcactcatcagataatcgaaaagcagcagtacttggtattgttgtgttccggtttgaagggtgagtgagccactgtaatttcaggcacaagagacataaaatcttacgtcccaaggttggtggcgctttggctatgtaagcgatggttgatatttcttacaatgccaatgtctaagggcgttggtgaccacttaccatcaggtgacatacgtggctcatccgccttccttttctataaaaaaaaactccggTATAAACTGAAACATTCAGCGGTACGCGAGGAAACTTATTGTTCCGATAAAATTAAGGGTGTCCACAAAATAAGATGTTTTTCTTGTTTACAGTCCacagataaacaaacaatatttaatagcaAAATGAACAACAAAGATCTTATTACATACAGAGcaacatttgtttattaattcatatataagtaataaattttgtacaattaactaataattgttaatatttttctagCGCGTGATCCAAGCGCTCGGCGTGTCGTGGCACGCGCATCACTTCGTGTGCGGAGGCTGCAGGAAGGAGTTGGGAGGGGGAGGATTTATGGAACAGGTATTTCCGAACACAACATCTACCGGAAATAAAATACACCAACTGTAGTATTAGTGTATATTCTACTAAAGACTTACTCATCAGTAATAATAGTGATTTCCATGGAAGGACAACCGTATTACAGTAGAATGACTTTCGATTGAATTATTTCTGCACGAATTtaacaatgtaattaaaaatatgtaagtaatgTGATGACGATGTGAATCAATTAGTCTCGCATTGCCGTTTCAAAGCATTTAATTTTCAGTGGAAGCCAATCATTGGACAGATACTAGTATTCAAGCGGTAGTTTGTAATGCAAAGCGTTTTCTCGCAGGCCGGTCGCCCGTACTGCTCGTCATGTTACGCGGACAAGTTCGCTGCACGTTGCGCGGGCTGCGGCACACCGATCGTGGACAAGGCCATCATCGCGCTTGATGCCAAGTGGCATCGCGACTGCTTCACTTGCAACGTGAGTACCGAACAAAAGACAAACTGCATTTAAGAATAGAGTACAGTATTTGAGGTGTCCTTGTGGATAGAACGCGTTGACCAGAACTAAGAACCATTTGAGTTTATCGGCTGATTGTCTTTATAATCCATAACGTGCGGGGCGGTGACGTAAAAAATCACAATCTGTATAAATTGACGCTCTCAgacggagcagcgtggtggaatagacTCGAGCTTCCTTTCCTTAATAGTGAAAGAAATCTTTTTATTGAAACGTACAAAAATATAAGCAGCACGGCTTGTGCTGTGTATGTTACATTCGAAATATTAAAAGGGCGAGGTCGCCAATATTGCAAGATCCATTTGAACATCCTTCTATTTGATCAGCGTTTGTCTATAACGCACAGTTCAGCTTTTCTTTAgcggatataatattatattcaaaggaAAGTAGATTGAATATTTGTTGAAAGTCGTGTAGAAATTAACTAGTTGTTGAATTTAAAAGAGTAAATAATGAGTTTCAGGCCGATTATTTTTGGGTAACGCTTGTCGCTTCAAACGTActtgaaaatgtatattttaataaaacgccATTACTCTTTTCTCTTTGCAGAAATGCCGGAATCCGGTCACCGATTCAACATTCTCGGTGATGGACAACAAACCGCTCTGCGGTAAATGCGCATAGAAAGCTCgagaatgtattttaattatttatttacaccacCCAACGACAAAGTCCAAAGTGCACATACAACGCTACTTATAAAACacccttatttattaaaaataaaacgatataaaaaaaatttgaaatgaaaaaaaatcacatatatatactttttatatttacaattcaatttgTTCAAAATCGAATTGCACTTCACTTAAATAATTGTCTGCCAATCAAATGAGACCTGTAATCGGTCACTAGGGACGCTccttagtattatatattgattttgcaagaacaatttaaaaaaattgaaatgtattgATGTAAGTGCAGACGAAATACATAACAGTATATTGGTAGGcgataagttttaaattataatcgatTTGTTAaacgtgtattttatataaactgagCTTAGCTTGAAACACAAAGACATTGTAAATaactttagtatataattatcgCTAGGCCGAACGCTTCTTGGGCTTAAATCACAATttgttattcttaaataaaaaatgtttacaattttatacgCTTCCGCGaaacttttatttcaataaatcatttttgtttttttttttattattattaaatattcgcatttttatttaaatttagaataatttcTCAAACCCTACATCTATGTAACTGAAATAGCATATACATCTACAATCTTCAAGGTTAGGGCTTTGAGCcagtctaggtaggtaccacccgctcatcacatattctaccgccaaacagcaatacttgatattgttgtgttccggctggAAGGGTGAGTGTGTCAGTATAACTATAgacacaagggtcataacatcttagttcccaaggttggtggcgcattgacaacgGAATAATCAATgtttcttacagagccaataTCTATGTGAccactttcataaaaaaaaaaacgatcaatataatcattataatatcagAAAAATAATACAACTTACCTTATTTCTATCCCTTTCACACTTCTTCTGTTCCACATTTGTCCTTTCACCTCTCGTAACATCGTCTTCAGAATTAGCATTAACATTAAAACTGCAAGCTCTTTCTTTCTCGTTCATATTTATATCTCTTGTCTCTGTCTTATTGTTTGCCTTCGTTGAACCGTTATTGTTTCTAGAATGTTCGATTGAATCTTCGGCTTCCTTTAAGGTGTTTTCTTTCTTTGATTTTGGATTATTCATAATTTTCGTATAGGTAACGTTTCTGGGTGAAACGTTCAGTTGCTTTTTGGTATtctgtgttgttttttttggtGACGTGTCTAAACGGTTACGTAATCCAAACGTTTTAGGACTCTTGGGTGATGATAGCGGACTCCCATCGGGACTCATGTGGTGTGAGGTGCACTGAAATAATTTGatatgttgaaataattaagtaatactaTAATACCACTGAATTTAATAATCTCAGGATCATAGCTCATATCTTGTCTACTACATCAATACAACAGcaagaaataaacatttttccttgattatttacaaaacaatcgCTTTGTAAAAAAGAGTAACTGTTGTGTAGAAACTCTGAGTAGAAACCAGCAAGAATGCCGGGGGTAGTTTAAGACTGTATTAATCTAATAATTCCTGAAGCAATctacgattaaaatatatataatattgaaataacacGGCTACGTACGGGCTGACTCTCCACGAGTGTGCGTATGTTTGTGTCCACGACAGGCGTCAGTCGACGAATGCTGTGTGATAACAATATCGTTACTTTTAGTACAATTTACAGCAGattataaacgaaaaaaataatatataattatatttctctaAATTTTATTTGCCACCGACTGTCTGTTAGCAGTTGTgtcatatataaagttatacttTATTCTATTTAACAATCGGGttacttattttacttatactttttttatagaataggaaggcggacgagcatatgggccacttgatggtgagtggtcaccaaacccttagacattgacattataagaaatgtcaaccatcgcttacatatccaatgcgccaccaacattgggaactaagattttatgtcccttgtgcctgtaattacactggctcactcacccttaaaaccgaaacacaacaatatcaagtattgctgttttgcggtagaatatctgatgagtgggtggtattggcgagcttgcacaaagccctaccaccagtatatatatataatatatactttattctatGTGATTTGTTAATGGCTCTGTTTTATTATGCACTATaaatagttcttgattaatatatgtttataaacaatCCACTCTACTTTAACAACTTCTCCGATAATCAAACCGCCATTTTTCACAAGCCataaataccatagattattttagattttgatCAGTGATGTGACGTCAATTCAAGGTGAAAGTTGTCTATTTATCTTCACTCCTGCCACTGAAGtcggctatatatatatttttatagtataggtaggcggacgagtatatgggctaTGTGATGgcatgtggtcaccaacgcccgtagacattggcattgaaagaaatgttaaacatcgcttacatcgccgatgcaCCACCAAtattgggaacgaagatgttacgtCTTTCGTGTCTTTTaccacactggctcactcacccttcaaaccggaacacaaccaataccaagtactgctgttttgcggtagaatatcctcCACatgtaaatactatttaatacatatatttataactattgtaTTTATCATCTGCCTTACAAATACAGAATACAATCTCAGGCTTGTATACACATATACGATACGCAAACCTCCACAACCCCCGCCCCCCCCCAGTGTCCCCCGGCTGGCTAAACGATACAAGCCTGCAGTTACAGAATCGCACTACATTTTATTAGATACATATCACAAgtacttatataaattcaaGCGATTCGAAATTAGACAAGTGAGCTTGTCTTGAGTTATATCGTATATATAAGTACCTCGTGCTCTCCTTGGAGTTGGACGACTTGGGGACGAGGGCCGGTCGCGGGTCCACCGAGTACATCGACAGGCGGGATTCTTTCGCGTCTATAaagataatcattttatatacctatgacaaataaaaaaaattatttcactgaacacagataatatatatttttatatttttttaataaaaatattccttattcAAATACTGATCACTTTTGTAATGGAAGTGTAGTGTAGTGTTCTATTCCAAacagaaatacatataaatttgtaGTGTATATAAGGCGGAGCTATTAAAAATTGGCAcggaatatgtatatttaaggtttgtttatatttattcctcCTACCATTGGAATGTATTATCATGGGCGGATTTTCCTATAGGTCGAGTAGACTCAATCTTAGTACAGCAAAATTTAAAGAGTAAAAAAagcttgataattttttttttttagtaaacgtCAACAGACGTAATCAcctcacaaaaaaataaatctcgTCAATCTTCCATAAGCCTGAGTAAACTAAGATATCAAATGTAcccctatataatatatagtaataatatgtagttaatacaagtatacataaataaataagattctGATTTTTCATTTCGACAATAAATTATTAGCTTACACGATTCGCTCCCCGTTTTAGACCAAATCCCTATAGATTTCTTCTTCCCTTTTACTTTGCTGGCCTTCCTTGATGACGAAGCtgtctgaaataataaaatttattcaaaaaaattaaaaacaatgacGACAATGTCCTTCCTCTCAATTTTttaagattagccaactgtgcaggattACATTGCACAAGTATGCATTCTCCATTCCATCAATCATCAGCTAGGACGGCCTGCCAGCCAAGAGTACAACTGAATAATCTCACCGCGCTCTCGATACTGTTGAAATACTCAGTCATCCGGCGCGTGTAGTTTTCGAGCGACTCGTCCAACTTGTCACACGCCGCCTGAACGTCCTGAACGGAAGAGCagaatcttttattatattaccttAATCTAAAGCGGTAGCCTTCAAATGTAGTCGCTCTATATTATATTGCTTAGTGGTAACTAAGCTTGATATACAGCGACTTCATTTGATTAATTTCCGTTCATTTTTCAATTCGTGCTCTGTGGTGAAGCTAAATATTGTGAAGTGAATTGCATGTTGCTGATGAAATCGTATCGACCAACATTtattggagtagcgtgatgaaatatattcaaaatcttCTTTTAAAAAGGAGAGGAAATCTTTACTTGATTGGTGTCTTTACCGGCTTTTACTTTAAAGTAAGTTTACTTTATgtacttgaaaaaaataattatcgtttatttacaatatcattATGCTTAAGGTGGAACGGAAAGTTATCACGAGCGAAGGAAAGGAAACGATACGTGTGAAACAGATAGGAAGATTAAAAGGAAAAGATATTTTccatcaatttttatatatctcgATACAAGTGATCaggatattttatacattaatattgtttagatTTTTATAAGCGATCGGTTGAGGATCGATTTGAAACGTTTTTATGTTTCGAAGACCCAAGTGAATCCGCGGAGAGATATCGGGGGACGGTTATTGTTTCGTGGACGGTACAATCATCAAATATGTCGTGCGACGCCACACctgcgcgccgcccgccgcgcggcGCGCCAGCGGCACGAGCGCGCGCagcccgccgcccgccgcgccgcccgccgcgctcTTGTGCAGCACCTGCACACACACACGCGGCGTTACTTACGCGCGGGGGAGCGCGCGCGGgtcgccccccccccccccgcgcCCCGCACCTGCAGCGCGGCGTGCAGGCCGTGCAGCGCGCGCGGTCGCCCCCCCCGCCCCCGCACCTGCAGCGCGGCGTGCAGGCCGTGCAGCGCGCGCGGTCGCCCCCCCCGCCCCCGCACCTGCAGCGCGGCGTGCAGGCCGTGCAGCGCGCGCGGTCGCCCCCCCCGCCCCCGCACCTGCAGCGCGGCGTGCAGGCCGTGCAGCGCGCGCGGTCGCCCCCCCCACCCCCGCACCTGCAGCGCGGCGTGCAGGCCGTGCAGCGCGCGCGCGCGCGTGTGtcgcgccgccgcgcccgcgcgcgcCCGCCGCTCCAGCTCCGACAGCTGCGGACAAGCGGGCGACTCGTCAGCTCCCAGTATTCACTTAAATCGGACACTAAGTTAAGCGACTTAAAAGCGAGGGGGGGCAGCGGAGTAAGTTGGGCGCGTCGAAGCCTCCGATCACCCCGACGAGGTCGGCCGCCGGGGGACGTGCCAAATCTCACACTTATCGATCAAACAGACGTTACTCTTCGAGGTGGATCCGAGCTCCTCCACCGAGACTTTGAAAGAAGTGTCAGAAGCCGTCTCAGAAAAATTGTTACGCACATATAGATGCCCAATGGCAAAAAGCGTACGCCGTTAGTGAAGTTAGAGGCATATACTCATTAGCTACCGAGGAAATTCTGTACTATAACCTTACAATAGGAATCCGTGATAGAAATGATCAAATCGTGTACAGTATGTACATGACGGAACTATTTCTATCATGTATGGCCTCTATGGCCGAACACCACCTAGATAAGTCCAAGAATCCAGGAGCGCACTATAAGTaattaacaacaataacaatgtTCATCTAGTCACACAACAAGacgaattcaaaattaaaaaaaaaatgcatactaAAAATTTTGATTGTGTTACTGCCTAGAAATAAAACATGCGAACACATCAAACTACCCTAAAACTTATAGAAAGATACAtcaaaggcacggacaacacaTCTGTGGagactacaaaaaaaaatgacatcgaaaacacaaaaaaataaaaggaatgAATGTGACGTCACCTGTCTCTGCAGCGGGTACACGTGCACGCGACTGAACCGCGAACAGAACTCGACGGAGCGTTTCATGATTTTCGGTACATCCACTGGGTCTATGCTCCTGAAGTCTTCATTTTCCAAAAACTCACTGAAAACAACAAGCATTTAGTGcacttcatattttatttaaatcgttacgaagtaacagcctattagtGTCCAACTACTGGGTCGAGAAATCTACTCCGTTCGAGGGTTTGTGCCCGTAATTCACGTGTTCGAACCACTGAGTTATGTTGTCTAAGACTGGGCCACGACTACTCAAAATGTTTTATAGCTTTTgactttctattaaaaaatagcagccatacaatacaaacaataaatatatatacagaaaaacCGAATCActgttaataacaaaattatataagaaatatatacattataaatataattagcttgattcaactttaatttactaatataaataaatactgagCGCTCATTGGTCGCCCATCGCGTCATCGGCTGCCAACAACCAATGACCAATGATTTTGAtcaataccgtaacagcctgtgaatgtcccactgctgggctaaaggcctcctctcctctttttgaggagaaggtttggagcttatttcaccacgctgctccaatgcgggttggtggaatacacatgtggcagaacttcagtgaaattagacacatgcaggtttcctcacgatgttttccttcaccgtaaagcacgagatgaattataatcacaaattaagcacatgaaaattcagtggtgcttgcccgggtttgaaccctacgatcatcggttaagattcacgcgttcttaccacagggccatctcggctttttttttgatCAATGTTTCAGAAAAAAGAGATTAGTCAGCATTAAACTACGTTAATTCTATAATTTACTTCTATACTGAGCCGTTTCGAAGTACCGtagtatataactatatttattacggTGACTAAcaattatcgtttatttttaaaacttataaatacatttacagtattataatgattttaattttaaagttattacgtcaccaaccttgggaactaagatgttatgtccctcgtgcctgtaattacactggctaactcacccttcaaaccggaacacgacaataccaagtactgctgttttgtggtagaatatctgacgtgtacctactcagacgagctcgcacaaagccatacccaccagtaaatatatgtaagaagtcataaataaataaaatcagacAGTTCACACATGTTTTCTATTAcacattttaaagttaaattttacgTAATAATCTACGGTAAAGTTCTAAGGCGGAtgtcaaaaatgtaaaaaaataataataattaaataaacagattAAAGTAGATTACATATAAACGAGCTTGGATTTCACGCAAAAACGTTTCCAAACTGATTCGACACAgtcacttaaataaaaatgccaTTAAAACACAGCCTGTACTTTAAAAGAATCGAAAAATCAGATTCAAgctaaaattaactttattctatactaattaaaatactatttaaagatttcgatatttttatttaaaaaaaaaaaaagaaaaagaatatCTTACAGAATATTAACGAGTTCCTCGTTGATTTTGATCATCAATTCCTTTATCTTAGCGCGGTAGATGTTGCTCTCTATCATGTTAGACACATTCTCTTCTGACGACTTACCTTGAATACGAGAATAAGGTATAaagacatgtatatatatacataataataataatatcctgggacatgattcacacacggccatctgatcccaagctaatcggaacttgtgctatggaaaccagacaactgatatactacatatactacttttattttgtaaatacatccttatatagataattacacccagactcaggacaaacggatATGCCTACGAGCcgcttggcgtggttggtagataattgcctttcacgccgaaggttgtgggttcgattcccacccaggacagacatttgtgtgcatgaacatgtctgtttggcctgagtctgggtataattatctatgtaagtatgtatttacaaaagaaaaatagtatatgtagtatatcagttgtctggtttccatagcacaagctttgtacaagcttaatttgggatcagatgggcgtgtgtgaaaaatgacccaggatattatttatcaacTGAGACAGATCAGGTATTGGCTAATGGCTTTGCATCCTTTCTACTTACTAACTTAATCTTATCAAATACCCAATATCTTTAAGATGGCTTGAACCGAGATTAAAACGCAAGACTTCATGCACCTCAACCATACAAACAATAAGTTATTTCAAAGATACTTACAGGATATTTTATCTGAGCTGTGATGTTTAGAAACTGGCAATTGAATATCATCTTCAACTTGTCTCTCACGTACTGTGCATGGACTTCCAATGGAATCATTAAGCACTTCCTCTTCAGGTCCTGGAACAgcagatatacataatataataaggtaaatattattgtaaaatatacaatgacGTTATTATCATGATATATATTTAGGACCAATCGTCTTAACTTATTCATTAAACATTTGAAACTACAATGTTTTACAACTGTGTACATGCAATCACACTCACTCTCTCACTATTCCACAGCAAAATAAAGCAATATTGCCAGGCTGGtaggtaaatacttgcctttcacgcctaaggttgtaggttcgattcccacccaggacagacatttgtatgcatgaacatatctgtttgtcctgagtatgagtgtaattatctatataagtatgtatttacaaaagaaaagtaactctgcttagttttggaccagatggccgtgtgtgtataatgtcccaggatattattattatattcaatataatatttgacagTAGAATAACTAATGAGTGAACAGAAGATTTGGCTCGActaccaataaaaataaaatgatgagaGGCTAACTGCTGCtactaaatagaatattttatccTAATATATCAAAGAAGTCCAAGTTAAAGTCATAACACTTACCGGACACATCATCGTCTTTATCATCATCAAATATGTTTAACATTTCACACTCCTTCTCTGCATAATCAGTAAATGTTACCACATGCTGATTATTCACTTCTTTGGGTTCTGGATCTTCCAACTCCACATCCAccttcgaataaaatatttaatgagaaCACTATAGCATAtactaattttgtaaaaatatacatcACATAGATATACGGCTTATTGACAATGGAAGATATAGTTACTGGTGGAAAAGTAATCAATTCTAAAActccaataattttattataatgagtggtatcatgttttaaatttgactatatTTCACAAGCACAAGGAATAAAAACAAGATATCCATCAGATGTTTGTCTGTTTGCattaattttgcaattattaatatttgataattatattataattattattatattattttattctaatatatatttaattacataaatagccGAGCTATAAATTGACACCCTTTTTATAAACtcttgtaaatgtatatattaaaaataagtatttaataggAACCTCGACTTCTTCAATTTCTTGTTTCATTTTCTGAAGTTCCACATCTAACAGTTCCTTTATACATGCATCGGGCAATTGATCTATGAATTGATATGGATCAtctgaaattatatacatagatgACAGAAACAAATAGACATCTttagaaattaatttgtattttttaatttgttcaataACTTTTTGTCACGAAGTATCAACTGTGACTGGTAAAGCTAAATTTACACGCTAATAAGTTATCATTTTTATCGTTCAAATTTAATGCacagaatgaataaataataaataaacccaCCTTGACTAATATTGCGTACAACGTCTTCCTCTTTCACGAATTCTTCCCAAATTTTCATTTCTTGTTGTTTAAGACGTTCTCTTCTTGTTGTTTTCCAGGTTCTCTCTAATTCCTCACTTTCAACgtactgtaaatataataaaagattgaATAGTATTTAATACTATGAATAAAGTAAACGAACTATTCATCTTACTTTTAATTCCACCACTTCGACTTTAGTTTCTGGCATAAAAGAAAATCCTCTAACGCAAGTTTCCATAttagcttttatataatattaaacaatcaaatgtaaatatatttttagcaaatTAGCGCGATTttgtagaatataattaaataaatgacatagCTTTTTCTGTTTATGTTCAGTGatcgaaatttgaaatattattcatatgacATTACTCGGAGTCCGGAAGTAAACAATATGAATCGATTCCACTTACTAAACAGAAATTGtgtttctatatattaaaatatagctatatttaaaaatagactgtaacagaataatttattatttaaaattttttttcacaaatatgacattattaaatattgctttcTATCGCATTctccaattaaattaaaacctacAAGTATCCGATTGTCTAAAAAAATTGCTAGGCAACGATAAACTTATTGGTAGCAAAACTTAAATCCTTCAATGTTCCAAACGCAATCCTAAGCTTTGAATTGtaccaacaaataaaaattctatcAAAACTCTTCaaagttcttataaaataattactaaaataatttaaaaatattttttgtgcctCAATGGgtcactctttataaatacGAGCGAAAGTcacatagataataattatatgtcgTAATATCGGATTCAATTTACCTAATACATTTTCAACATGCTATGCAGCAGTCGACCGTTAGTCGACATGACAGCACCTTTGCCAACAGCGAAACAGCATACACGACACTTTCCTCAGTGGAGCCGTACTGCAATTCTGACTATCACGAATGGCACTGAAGATAGTGGCAGAgaggtaatataataataaataaatatagtaatattttcaaGATAATTTTTAGTTAGTAttagttttcaaaataattcttGAAAACTTTTTggttaaaatagaaataaaacaatcattactatttattttatcttaaaaacttAGAAAGTAAAAAAGTACGTAGATTAAAAATGTgagcaattttttttctaagttGGCTCTTTCCTAGTTTTTCGTGGATAATTTTGTGTATCATGAAATTGTATGTTaacatacatatgtgtatatacaAGAATATTTAATGGTTTAACTGAGGTCATGTCCTAGAATGAACGTGACAACCTCGAAATAGTCACTTAATGAAAACATTACAACATTTTATCCGTTGgcacttttataaataactcgATATCTAAGGATAAGAAACGGAAATATGtcgcttatatatttaacttaaaagtaCCTACCTTATAATTTTCCCATTTATTtcgatatataaatagaaagttACATACATCTTTTCATTCGTTTTATTCAGACGTTCTTTGCGTCTCCATTTGTGTAAAATTTATTGTCTGCTCAGATCCCAAAACCAAATTTATATGCCAAGACCTTATCCAGGTAAGTTCTGTGTTTATGTGCATGTATGTTTGTTATGCTTTAACATTTTAACTACTCAGCCGATCTTTATGAAACCTTGCATCCATcttatcaggggtacagaaaaagaTAAAGGCCACCTAACGTCTCCTCGCTCACACGCGCACAAAGTCGCGGGCGGTAGCTAGTACCATATACGTTACTGTTAATGTAAAAACttcaatataaagttatatttagctactttattaaatattatttctttatattttattaaaataatattagttatatttagctactttattaaatattatttctttatattttattaaaataatattcatatttttctcCTTGctgttttcattatttacataaacattaaatataacgtaATTAAAGTAACACGATTGATTGAATTgtaacttttactggtggtagggctttctgcatgcccgtctgggtaggtaccacccactcatcagatattctaccgcaatacagtagtacttggtatttttgtgtttcgg comes from Nymphalis io chromosome 15, ilAglIoxx1.1, whole genome shotgun sequence and encodes:
- the LOC126773866 gene encoding transforming growth factor beta-1-induced transcript 1 protein, yielding MSTADGGPVVCSSCNSAIQGRIVTALNKKWHPEHFTCNTCHKPIDGAKFHQHDGGVHCVPCYTQHHSPRCHGCGDPITDRVIQALGVSWHAHHFVCGGCRKELGGGGFMEQAGRPYCSSCYADKFAARCAGCGTPIVDKAIIALDAKWHRDCFTCNKCRNPVTDSTFSVMDNKPLCGKCA
- the LOC126773783 gene encoding uncharacterized protein LOC126773783 isoform X1 gives rise to the protein METCVRGFSFMPETKVEVVELKYVESEELERTWKTTRRERLKQQEMKIWEEFVKEEDVVRNISQDDPYQFIDQLPDACIKELLDVELQKMKQEIEEVEVDVELEDPEPKEVNNQHVVTFTDYAEKECEMLNIFDDDKDDDVSGPEEEVLNDSIGSPCTVRERQVEDDIQLPVSKHHSSDKISCKSSEENVSNMIESNIYRAKIKELMIKINEELVNILEFLENEDFRSIDPVDVPKIMKRSVEFCSRFSRVHVYPLQRQLSELERRARAGAAARHTRARALHGLHAALQDVQAACDKLDESLENYTRRMTEYFNSIESATASSSRKASKVKGKKKSIGIWSKTGSESYAKESRLSMYSVDPRPALVPKSSNSKESTSIRRLTPVVDTNIRTLVESQPCTSHHMSPDGSPLSSPKSPKTFGLRNRLDTSPKKTTQNTKKQLNVSPRNVTYTKIMNNPKSKKENTLKEAEDSIEHSRNNNGSTKANNKTETRDINMNEKERACSFNVNANSEDDVTRGERTNVEQKKCERDRNKVPESGPASVEVTKLLRQLCGGDAAGSRNERMMGAKNAQLFCVTGSSPRQPSTPQLLRILEETIQKKTPKALFPKTVVPVKDAERYRMSFNIPERVTENLFQYRTKFVQHMLTSTMYANSAIGKPWEKIGSVSEQIIDELLLNCAKEMELQHYVKSLYENETC
- the LOC126773783 gene encoding uncharacterized protein LOC126773783 isoform X2 — encoded protein: METCVRGFSFMPETKVEVVELKYVESEELERTWKTTRRERLKQQEMKIWEEFVKEEDVVRNISQDDPYQFIDQLPDACIKELLDVELQKMKQEIEEVEVDVELEDPEPKEVNNQHVVTFTDYAEKECEMLNIFDDDKDDDVSGPEEEVLNDSIGSPCTVRERQVEDDIQLPVSKHHSSDKISCKSSEENVSNMIESNIYRAKIKELMIKINEELVNILEFLENEDFRSIDPVDVPKIMKRSVEFCSRFSRVHVYPLQRQLSELERRARAGAAARHTRARALHGLHAALQDVQAACDKLDESLENYTRRMTEYFNSIESATASSSRKASKVKGKKKSIGIWSKTGSESYAKESRLSMYSVDPRPALVPKSSNSKESTSIRRLTPVVDTNIRTLVESQPCTSHHMSPDGSPLSSPKSPKTFGLRNRLDTSPKKTTQNTKKQLNVSPRNVTYTKIMNNPKSKKENTLKEAEDSIEHSRNNNGSTKANNKTETRDINMNEKERACSFNVNANSEDDVTRGERTNVEQKKCERDRNKVPESGPASVEVTKLLRQLCGGDAAGY